From Chromatiales bacterium, one genomic window encodes:
- a CDS encoding cytochrome c: protein MFRSCAITVAALFMAGIANVGGGAASAESCAPSGELRGDAKRGAPLHLQHCAACHGVDGKAEVIVMHMDEPPKDQSDPVYMRTLPDEYLYLVICRGGAAVGKNFIMPKFGDVISDQDIRDIIAWIRTFSGT from the coding sequence ATGTTCCGGTCATGCGCCATTACAGTCGCCGCACTTTTCATGGCTGGCATTGCCAATGTGGGCGGCGGAGCGGCATCGGCTGAATCCTGCGCGCCATCCGGGGAGCTGCGGGGCGATGCAAAGCGTGGAGCCCCGCTGCATCTTCAGCATTGCGCCGCATGTCATGGCGTTGACGGCAAAGCCGAGGTGATCGTCATGCATATGGACGAACCACCGAAGGACCAGAGCGATCCGGTTTACATGCGAACCTTGCCCGACGAATACCTCTATCTGGTGATCTGCAGGGGCGGTGCCGCAGTGGGCAAGAACTTCATCATGCCGAAATTCGGTGACGTTATTTCGGATCAGGACATCCGCGACATCATTGCCTGGATACGGACCTTCTCCGGAACCTGA